The genomic segment TCTCACTTGCCAACACTGCTCTATGGATATAATCCCCAGATTCTTGGCACAATGATAAAGATATCCAGCTACCAGCTGTAAATTATCAATTCTGTTTTATACAAGTCGATTTTCTTAACCCTGCTACgaccttaaaatttttattttcctatttcGCTTATATTTCAATAAGCAACAAGATTTCTAATGTTTTGAAATGAACTTTAACATAAACATGACATaagacattttatattttttaaccatAGAAAGACACGATTATGGCCCTCTTGCGCAATTAAACtaatattatacgattataaaaatatgttagaTTAAAATAGGGATTAATTAAACCAAGACTAGATAGCCAATTATATATTGGTACAATAAAATGATTCAAGAATTATTGTACAAGAGAGTCTAGATAAGAAAATAACTGGAAGGACGCAGCAAAGTTAACCTAACCAAAACAATagattcatcgtcgaataCCGAATAGAGAATAATACCTCTGGCAGCAAGCTATACTTTCTAGCTGCATTAACGATGTTTCCATATTCCGAGATATTATCATGGCTGATTTTTCTAAATCCATCCATGAACGTTTTCGATTCCGCGATAGTCTTGTAATACGAGTAATACATCCCCTGAAcagaaacaaaaacaaaacatACCTGTTATCTTCGTGAATAATTTGTCAGTTTCTCGAAATCGTTCGAATCTCGTACCATTTCCGTGCGGAAGGACATTTCTCTCTCGATTTCGGACAGATGCGAGAAATGCCGGTCATTTTCGAACAGCGTCGACACATGCCACCAATGGAAAAAGCCAAATGCCAAACCTGTCACGGCACACGATATGATTTTATGATAACGCTGACCAGGAAACCACACCAATTAGTCTTTTTCCTTCGCAAGGAGGCCTGTACCTATCAAATCCACCGCTAACTCGTACAAATTCACTGgttttcgacgaaatttttCGCCGCTTTTACGCTTCCTGTCACTTTCCGTCGCCATCTTTAAGATCCGACTAAATTCAGTCACGTGACTGCATGGAACTATCAGCGCGCCATCGAtcggaaatttcaaaatgcctGTCGATCGGTCAAAAATTAGTTTGACTTTAATCGATTTTCTAATAAAGAAGGTTACAAGGAGAATGTcaactttaatttcaatctctTAATAAAGTTATAAGATGATTATGGTAGGTGTTTATATACGCgtgttaatatatattaaatgtagaatatttcaataatagtGGTAGAAATTTATGCGTAACTAGCTGCGGTTTGTTattaaggaaattaatttactatatatttatattgttaaattagTGTTGCATGGTGAGATATTGAGGATTTTGAaggttatttaattttctaaaacgaAAATGAATTTCCCTTGTGCGAGGCAGTTTCTACGGCCCTGGATGCGCGCGTACAGCCAAGCGTGCATTGGCACTCCCGTTATCGATCAGTCGCGTGTTAGTCCACCGTGACATGGAGGATCTTCTGCTGCAGATCGTCCGAGAATCAAGCAatgcaaaattacaaaatttgcgGAAGTCTGCGCAAGAAGCGTATGGTGAGTCGACTTAAAagattcattttatatatttcttatgatTAGATGGTCTTACTTGCTCCATAAATTTAAAGCTGATCGAtacttgtaataattatactcGCCCTACAGTACCTTATCCACCACTGACTTGTCAATTATAATTCTCATATTGGTAAAAAGctcttttttatcaatttatgatAAGTAAGATTCTAAAacaaacgatatattttactttatatgtttaattaatttaacacgTTTGTGTAGACTTTCTGGACAAACAGCAGGGATTACTACGCGATCCACCCCACGAATTACGAGCAAAATGTCTACATACCTTTCAGCTAGCACTAGAAACGAAGAGGAGCAAATTCGTTGCATTTGGTCTGTCGGGATTACATGTAAGTATTTCATTGAatccctctttcttctttttgtccGTATTGTGCCAGTTTAGTATCGTATGCATGTAAATGACGCATTCACCCGCGGGAAGGAACTCTGCGATAAAGGGTACGATATCAGTGACCAGCTGTAACATGATATTTCTTTACTGTTCTTCGTTTTAATCCGAGACACATAGTTCACAGTGCTGTTTTTCAATAGACGATGGGTATAAGTCTAATGtcaattagaatattttattcaaatttcgtCATAATTGCACTGCGggtttttatgcatttatacgaaatttagattgaaataaaatatgcaaaaatatataaaacactcCAAATATATTACTCGTAATATTTAGCGAGTGAAATAAATCTCCAGTTAGATGTCTTCCtttcattcataaaaatacacatttgcataaatatccgcaatctactcaaagtaaaaaatctgtaattaatataaacgTTTTGAATTCAGAAAATGTTAAGGGACGATAGATTCCAGTCACCGTACGAGCCAGAGGATGATTCTCTTTGGCTACCCGCGCAAATGTTGCACGCAATGAGTTCCATGTTATCCCAATCTGACGACACGCAGACGGACATGCTAAAAGTGAGCCTAAATTTAACCCTTTTTTAACCCTGCTGCGTTCTTTGCGTTATTTTTGACGCATTTTTCTATcggtaataaatttcttaaatccgaggaaaaaaataagataatcCTATTGATCCAATCTTTTACAATCTTTTAATCAAAGATTTTGTTGAAACATTAAATGTATCGTTGTTTATTAAAACGGGAGCGTAGCATTCAGACACAAAAATTCGAGGACTGCAGCAGGTCTAACACTCAACTGGTATCGTTACTGAATTTTAAGACATctaattttagtttttattttacactCTACGTGATAATGGCAATCAACGATCTTTGTCGACTAAAgtgcaaaatagaaattaaaattaagtaagTTGCGATGGTCAGCCACGATTCTGGTCGAGgattaaaattcatcgaaactaattaagaaatattccaCGACATATTAATCTGTATAGGTTCTGTTACAAGTTGCCTGTTCCTCTTACTGGACGATGAACGGTCGTTTAATAATCGCCATTCTCACtacttgctgcgaggctttcGAAAATGGTAATCAAGCGGTGAGGACCGCGGCTCAAGCTGCAACCAGTCAAACGTTACGGTCTTTTTGCCTATTCCTAGGTAATTTCATTCAATGCTATTATCCGTAGTACGTTCTAGAATTTCGTGATTGTCCTTGTGATTATTTCTGGGATTTATCAGATACTCCATCGTGAAGTTCAGCGAAAGTTTGATCAATAAATCTCTGCTCGCGTGACTAGTGAAACGTTCTTTGCGAATTCCGTGATTGATAAACTGTTTGCTTTGAAACACTTTCGAGGATTTTTTCTTGAACGTTAGTAGAACTCATTAATAGGATGTTTGCTTATgtgaatttgtatttttacggATGTCGCTAAACAATAAATCAAACTTGAGCAAagcatttgaatattttcgatatttagatattttaaacactttgaatatttgtatatcttATACTTGGATATTACTACACTGTATCTATacatactttggatatttgtttgtatttatgtttatattgaatattctatatattgtatatcattttttatacttatgatttgaaatttttcaatttaaatgtttaaagaTCTACTCAGTATGTTATTAATCTTCGCTACTAATTagtaaaaatatcttacttTTCACAGACGAGGAATGTCAAGAAATGGACGAGAATGCAAAGAAGAATAAGAATTTATGGGAAAGAGGTGTCTCCTGTTTCAACGAAGCTTTGCCAATTCTTCAATACATCTGCAGCAAACTGGACGAAGCTCAAAAGTAagggaaaaaaatattaattttatttgaatacaCATCAATTTTAGGAAACCTTATTACAGTAATGGAAGAAATGGAAACACCGTGGTATTTCTGTTGGAATGTCTGCATACCTTGATATCCTCCTTGCCGCAGAAAATTCATACGAACGCACATTTTACCACCTTCCTCTGGCAGAAATTCTGTCCTGCACTGATAGCTTTCCTAGGTACACCGAGGGTCGACAAGACGTTCACGTCTAGGgaaggaaaagagaacgaAATTGGAAGAGGATCTGGGTACTTGGCCACTTCTTTGAGCTTCGATAGTCACCAGGCTAAAACTGTTTATAGGTACATAATTTTAGATACAatagttataaaatttaatattattattagacggatatttatacaatataatttatacaatgttacacttCTATTACAATGTTAGAATATTTACTGCGTCATTAATATTGGAATACATTAGTTGTTTCatacattaaataatttaaagaatgtaaaaacacacatatatatatattacattaaagatttttgacaaaagaacaaaaactttaaaataataagataagtaaattatttaattcatttgcAAAGAAAAGTAGAATAACAATGTACTCActttatatttacatctttaaacttcctataaatgtataaatattctcaGTCTAATTAtgattcataaaaaatttgatgTTTAAAGTAACTTGGAAGTGaaatttgacaatttttatacttataaTAGCATAGGAACAGAATTAGTTCGATTAGTGGGCTGCGTGGGACCCCTTCGTCCAGTTTTAGAATCAGTATTTCACAGAATGTTACTGTATCCTCCACCTCAGCAACGCTTAGAATCTTTGAAGGCTTTGAAAGAGCTTTTACGAAGCCCTAGTCGAATCGTTGACTTTGCCGGTCCGTTATTGGTGGAAGAAGATAAATCTAGTCATATTCAGAGCGACATGGCCTTGATGAGATTGTGAGTCACTATACACTAAAGTCCTTCGTCTAAAATAACAGGAGtttattaatttgataataattaaaaatatagagcAATGGATTCCATCGAGGAATCAACAACTGGTGGTTTAAGTACATTGCACGCTAGTGTGTCGTGCGTGGTTGCAATGCTCTCCGCTCTTCAGGAATTATGCGAGGGGAAGGCTATTAATCACACCTACACGTGCACGATCAATAGCTTGTACGAAGACTTGGAATCCTGTGACTACAAAGGACCTTTGACTTATCAGTGCATGGCACGGTTGCCGAAAACATACAGGTGAATTTTAATactgtaaaatattgtaagaaACACTGTGCCATTTAAAGGATCACTATCTTTTTCGTAAATTCTCTGCCGAATAATCACTCTGTGAAaccttataaagtacaaatatTACCTAATGTAAGTAATGTAAGTAATACATAATGTTCTTCAATGATAACCAACAAGTAATCATAATTTTTCCCTCATAAATTGCAATTACGCGattaatttcacaattttacatttcttcATAGAATTACTAGACAGACAGATGTTACTACGTTTCGTAAATGCAGAGGACTAAATTAACATTGAATAGGTTGACGAAGTGCTTCGTAGATGCattgttaaaaaatgtaattagaaAAGCCCATAAAAAGCTCTTTGATTTGCTTTCAGAGAGCAATTGGAGCTCATGAAGAAGGGAATAGGCTCCGATTCTGACTCCTCGGGGCACGGTCCATCGGAAGATGGTGATTCCACGGACACAGAAGGTCCTCAGAACGAATCTGACGAGGTTCAAGAAGAAAATAGCTTGGAGGACAACGACTACGCGATAGAGAACGAAAGGGAGAGATTGAGATTAGAAAAATTACCAAAGTGTCTTCACGTGGGTCGTCAGGTGGCTGATGAATGCAACGTGGATATGGAAAGACATAATGCTAGAAAGTTCGTCAGGACATTGAAAAGTGATTTGATTCCTATGGTTTTGAGTCTCAGAAGCAATATAGAAGTCGACGAAGCTCTGCAGAATTTTGCTTCGGAATATTGTCAAGGtacgataatagtatacacgaGAAATTGATTCTTGCCCAGAATAATGTTGATTTTATCGTGTTTACTGACGGATAATGTATTGTCTGTTGCTTCCCGAGACCATGTCCCAACTTTTTGGTAATTCTTGAATTCTGAATTGTGCTTTCTTAGAAGAGTATTAAGATTTTGATGCGAAATATTTGGTTACTGCTTTGAGAGTTTTCATTAGgctaaattttctattttttatagaattttgtagCGACTgtgataaatgaaaatttgtccGTGTTAAGTCTAGAAAATAGAGTGGATGtcgcaataattttttatattccttTATTTTATCTAACGTTGTTTTTTCAATATTCCTTTTCGTCTTTAGTAAATTGTGGACGTTTAcgcatttatgagaaatttcaagatataAAGACGCACAAAATGCAtcaatgtattaaaatatacgaaatattcaaagtacaatatataatattaatgaatatataatattatcttataatatttaatgaagaatgaaagaaatttccgCTTGAAGATTCTATTCCCttaattctaataattctattcgtaaaaatataaatttgcatgaaCATCCGcaatcttattattatatgtgctatttataattcttctaATTGCTATTTATAAGCTTcgtcaattattatttaattctccTTTATAAATTCCAAAACCAAAAGATGAGACTACATTGCGTTTACAGGAGTTTTCACAGCACAACAAAAGATGCAGGAACAGACGGACACCAGTACAGATTCATGTGCCTTGATTACGATCATGAACGCCGATGGAATTTACTTGGCCACCTATGCGGCATTATTGTTGAACTTGAAGTTGATTAGGATTAATTACTATCACGAGGATAATCGTCAGGTCCCCATCAGTGAGGTATCAATGACGTCTAGCAcatagtttaaatgttttttctGCAAGTGTGATAATTTCTCAAAAGCTCCTGTCGCATTCTCTAGGAGCAATTTGTGGAAGAAGTACACGGATCTGGAGTTCTAGTCTATCTTTCGGCAACCTGGTTGTCTGAACTTTACCAACAAGTTCTGGCGTGTAATTTACTCGAGAAATGTGGCTATAATCCGCACTACACGGATAACAGTGCTCTGATAAACGTATTAACTggtataaatcaattttctataatcTGAAACGAGATTGTCTGGCCATTGAATTAGAaccattaaaaatttctaacagAACGAATAAGAATCTCATAATGATAATTTAAGGATTTTCTAAATAACAATTTCTCGGCTTTTTCCACGAATTCTTACATATATGGAACAATGCTTTGTACCAAGTATCGTTTCGGTAAGTATCAAACTTATTTCCAACCTAGGACAATTTACTCTTTGCGATATAATACTAAAGTTTggagaagagaaataaaattttggtaCGTGTCCTTGATTCGATGGCCGAAGATTGTAAATCCTGAAAACTAATAGATACATTTACTTTCGTCAGATGTTGATGGGATTCCTGGAAGCCAGAGAGGCGGACAGCTTTTGTCTGACTACATACGATTGGAAAAAGCTCAGCTATCTCGAAGCGAACCAACACCGGAAGCAGAAGCAGGAGCGAAACTTTCGAGAAGAGTATTGACGTGTTGTTGGGGAAGCATGATGACTGTGTTGACGACAGGATTGAATCCTCCTAAGGAACAAAATAACAAGGGAATACTGAGCAGAGACGGTGGTAGACGAGGTATCAGGGATACTGTGATCTTGTCGTTGGAAGGTCTTCATAAAGCTGCAATTTTGAGTAATGTACTTGGTcagtattatttcataataaactgtttaataaattactcTAAATATCTGAGGATGTACATACAAAGGTTCCCAATACACATAGCGATTCCagcttttatttcttctgaCTTTCATTTCCAGTTATtcttattcaaatttattttctcgttAATTAGGTCTGCAGAATCGTTGTGGTTCTATCTTCGCTCTGCTGGTGAAAGCAGCCTGTACAGAGCAGTCTATTTCGAAAATCACGAGGACGAAGGATGTTCTACGCCTGAAATTACAAAACAGAGCAACTAATATTCACACATCGCACGCGTTGAGTATGGACGTACTTCTGGGCAAGGGTTTAGAACTTGGAAGTCATGGCAGCGATTGCTGGCCTCATGTTTTCACGTAAGACATCGCTaacaattgaaatattttccgaTTTCTATCCAACCTGTCGAATTTATAAAGTACTGgttgattttaatttattaaatattgacgGCAACTGATTAAGTAGctttatactttaaaaagGTGTTGTTTGTACGTGAGCAAATTGGAACATGATTTCTTCGGAAAAAATCAGAATCCATCGCTGCCTAAGACTCAGCAGAAGAAAGACAAGAAAGATAGTTCGAATGGAGATCTAAAGGGAAGCCAAGATAGGCTAAAACTTAATTTCAACATCAccgaggaagaagaaacttGGTAAAGCGTATAGAAGATTTTGATTCTCGATGAATCGACTAAACTCTTTGTTACTAAAAGacagtttattattttagtgTCGATGTCTATAGTTTTCTATCCAGTCCATACACACAAAACTCCAGTACAGACACAATCCCAGAAATAATCCAAGAATCGAACGCGGACAGTCAATTTAATGGAATACTTCCTGCCGACTATGCCGCAAAAATTATCTGCGTTTTATCCCAACAAGTCGACAGGCTATTTGAAAATGCTGCGCTAAAGTTGAACCTTAAAGCGTTATGTCTATTCTTGTCTGCTCTTTGCAGAGCTAGCAAAGCTCAGTTATTCAAAACCACGGATGGTCTCAAAGACAATAAGAGGTTCTGGTGGAGAAGAAGCAAACCCAGAGAAAACGAAATGAATGTGCTGCTCTTGGCTCGATTAGGAGAAGTTATGTTGAAGTGCGTGAAGAGTGGAAGGCCTCTGATTCATATAATGAGGGTGAGAGAATCTTCGTCCATCCTTTAAGAGCTGTATTTTTGTGTCGTTCTTGACAGAATCGTATTTTCCTATTTGCTAGAAAATCTCTTCAACTTTTAGTTTCGTGATTGTAGAAATCCTGCTTAAGAGGTGGTTAATAATTTGAGATATCCAAAGTTAAGTCTTTATAGGTTGAAACTAAAGCGAGATTGAAatagtaagaaataaaatattcaggaATCGCAGCAGATTCAAGATTTTACAAACGAGATGCGTTTCAAAGTTTCTAAATTGGATATGCGTATTTCAGGTTTGGAGTATCCTAGGGCCACACTTTATGGAGGCAGCTTGTCACAAGGACCGTGGCATTTCAAAAAAAGCAGTACAATGCATTCACGACTCGATGGCAGCTTTGCTGAACGAGCAAGTGGAATTGCCCCATTTCCATTTTAACGAGGCTCTTTTCAAACCTTTCGAGAACCTATTGTGCCTAGAACTATGCGACAGTGACGTTCAGGATCAAGTGAGTCATTGTTTATCTTTAACCTTATTATAGTGTAGCTCGAGAGAAATCTCAATATAGAGCAAcaaagtattattatatacattcaagtactttgctataaatttcaaatcttaAATGTCATCATTAGACTGCAAATATTcatgcaaattaatatttctataaacatcattaaagaaatggaacctAAGCAGGAATTTGTTTTACttattaagtattataatGACTATActgttttacatatttcatatatttttgctaTTCTATGTTCATTTTGTGCATTTTAGTATCTTTAAATTCCtcacaaatgtataaaaatccacaTCTGATCATCGTacctaatattaatatacatcttctataaaaaatgggaaaattagatattttttgtatttgatACCAGAAATGCAAAGGGTGGGTCCTTgacaataaagaaataattattttctaaatattctgaattctccgttattttatattattacagaaTCAAAACGAAAGTGttatagatataaaaaaatcgGCGAAAgcaatttattagaaaataattatttcttagatatttcattttcaatactTGGTTACTTTAATGTATTACCAAAGCGTTAAGTCGATCCAAAAGCAATATAAATTCCAAAAGCTCTTCGTCATAAAGAAGCGTAACTGTTTTCTAAATTCTTCGCACTGAATTGCCcctcattttattaaatcaacGAAGGCTTAAATCGACgcaaaagaattataaattccTTCCAGATCGTCAGTTGCATCTGTGAGTTCGTCGAGACCAACAGAACCGAGATTCGATCGGGCTGGCGACCTCTATTCGGAGCGCTACGTGTAGCTTCAGTTGGTAATTCAGATTCTGTCGAATCTGCGCCACTCCTGGAGGTCTTCAGGGTCTTCCTATCCACGGACAACACGCTTGTATTCGCCAATGCGGCGCTAGATTGCATTCTATGTCTCTTGAAGCACGTCCGTGGAATCGGTGACACGGAGGGTCACCAGGATGATCAGGATCAGATCGACGTTGCAGAATCCAGAAGAATGAGACTCTGTGtcgaaagtttgaaatatcttCTCAGCTGTTCTGATATTCTTGCATCGATGTATGGCATGCCAGCTTGTCCGATTTTCCATTCAGCTCAAAGAATCCAAGTTTCAACCATTCCTCAATACGTCGATCCTACGATACCCAATTCCGAGCTGATCAGATTCGATAAACACGCTGAATCGATGCAGGAGACCATACCTGAAAGACCACACGACGTATTAATGGATAACGTTCATACAATTACAACTCTGCAAAGTATGGACAAGCCAAGTGGCATTCTGAGAGTCTGGTACATTTTGATCGAAGGCCTAGCAAGCGCTACAATGATTTGCCCTAAACGTTATCAACCTCACGCGTTGGAAACCTTGTTCCATTTACTGAGAGACACGTTGAATGTTCCTGGGCCAACGTTTGGTTTATACTGTGTCAATCACCTGCTTCTGCCTATGGTACAGAACTGGTTGAGGAGGACGTCGAAGATCTTCAGAGGATGGGACAATTTTGCgcctaattttaaacaatgctGTGGACTGACTACGGATTTGGTTGTTGATTACTTAACTCATTTACAAGGTAATTAACATATCATCTACCTTGTTACGTTCTCTCGGTCATTTTCTAGCCGATCTTATTTCGCTCTGATCAAAAAGTATCTCGAGTCATCTGGAAGTgtcttaaagaataaaaaagctGTCGTTGATATGCAGATTTGTagatttctcgtttcaatttcACGTTAAATTTTTGTCTTccttattgaaataaaagcaagattgaaatagaaaaattcgaagattGCAGCAGGGTTAATAACACGTGATGCTTAAGGCAGAGAGAAGAGACAATTTCGACgagataaatttataatttgcgTTTGCAAATGGATTCTAGGACCCGAGGTACTTAGAAACAACGCCTATTTATCAGCTACGACGTTGATGTTGAAGCAATTGTTGCTAGTAATGGCGGAATGCGTGGTCCAACCCACGGAGAGTATAGCTCGTCTAGGTTGCGCCTGTATTAGGTAAGTATCTTTTGATCGAAACCTAGGCCTGTAAGAATTATTTAGAAGTTTGAAACCTCTGCGAGCTGGGACATATGTACGCACAATATATTAACACGGATCGAGATCAAAGTCCTCTATTCGTTCCAACGCTTGATGACTCACTATCGAATTAAGATCACCGAGTCGCAAAGAAGGCGCTCCATTCTTCTCACCGTTGAAAACCTAATCTAACTCGAAGAATCGACCTGTTTCGTTAAATCAGAAAATCTATCAAACGTTCATCCATTTCGAGGATCCATTTCCCATCACCCGTTACTGATACACTGATGCTCGTACACTAATTAGGAAGATCGAACGAAAACCGAACGAGACTCCAAAAAGATGGATCAGAACTCAAAGATCAAAGATTCAAGACTTAACTCATTTTAATCGTCATCGCGAACTAATCTGTTTTACCAagttaaaaaacgaaaaagaaaaaaaaaaaaaagaaaacgattaAATGTACGCATTGCTACCAAACTTACACCCATGTTAATTGTAAGAGTCTCCAGTGGAAGGTGGAAGAGCTTGGAGAAGTACGAAGATCGATTGAAATCTCCTATGATGATTGAAAGAAtcgaaggaaaagagagaaggtTCGAAGAGGACGAGGATCGatgagaagagaaaaagggtGAATCATAACGCGGAGGTTCGTTGGAATGTCCATCGACGGAGGTTAGATATATCGTCGTTACGGGCGTAGCGTGCGTGTAAGATGATAACGAAGCTTGACAGGCTGTCCGGTGGGATAAGGTAGCCACCGACACTCGACACCCCCGGAGCGTCGTGTCAGCGACTCACACAAATCCGACAAGAGGACGTATACAAGCGACAGCCCCCGTCTCTTCCGTCTATCTTGCTCTAACTATGGGCCGGATGGATCCGTTTGTCGTTCGTTTTCTCCATATTAATGCACGGCACACATCGACACGCGTGTAATTCAATCTTAGCCGGGGTCGATCGCGAAGTATCGATGTACAGGCGTGCGCCGAGTTTAAAAACGGGACAGGTTCGCGGGCAGATAGCTAGCCTGGCACTGAATGACGAACGGGATCCTGATCTGAAATCTTAGAGTCACCCACTCTTGGCAGCAACCTATATCTAGTGTTTGCGAGCGGAGAAATTAACCCTTTCGCGAGTTAGCCATTCGCGTACGATCTTTTTTCCCGTTTCGTACAAG from the Bombus fervidus isolate BK054 chromosome 12, iyBomFerv1, whole genome shotgun sequence genome contains:
- the LOC139993212 gene encoding brefeldin A-inhibited guanine nucleotide-exchange protein 3 isoform X1; this translates as MEDLLLQIVRESSNAKLQNLRKSAQEAYDFLDKQQGLLRDPPHELRAKCLHTFQLALETKRSKFVAFGLSGLHKMLRDDRFQSPYEPEDDSLWLPAQMLHAMSSMLSQSDDTQTDMLKVLLQVACSSYWTMNGRLIIAILTTCCEAFENGNQAVRTAAQAATSQTLRSFCLFLDEECQEMDENAKKNKNLWERGVSCFNEALPILQYICSKLDEAQKKPYYSNGRNGNTVVFLLECLHTLISSLPQKIHTNAHFTTFLWQKFCPALIAFLGTPRVDKTFTSREGKENEIGRGSGYLATSLSFDSHQAKTVYSIGTELVRLVGCVGPLRPVLESVFHRMLLYPPPQQRLESLKALKELLRSPSRIVDFAGPLLVEEDKSSHIQSDMALMRLAMDSIEESTTGGLSTLHASVSCVVAMLSALQELCEGKAINHTYTCTINSLYEDLESCDYKGPLTYQCMARLPKTYREQLELMKKGIGSDSDSSGHGPSEDGDSTDTEGPQNESDEVQEENSLEDNDYAIENERERLRLEKLPKCLHVGRQVADECNVDMERHNARKFVRTLKSDLIPMVLSLRSNIEVDEALQNFASEYCQGVFTAQQKMQEQTDTSTDSCALITIMNADGIYLATYAALLLNLKLIRINYYHEDNRQVPISEEQFVEEVHGSGVLVYLSATWLSELYQQVLACNLLEKCGYNPHYTDNSALINVLTDVDGIPGSQRGGQLLSDYIRLEKAQLSRSEPTPEAEAGAKLSRRVLTCCWGSMMTVLTTGLNPPKEQNNKGILSRDGGRRGIRDTVILSLEGLHKAAILSNVLGLQNRCGSIFALLVKAACTEQSISKITRTKDVLRLKLQNRATNIHTSHALSMDVLLGKGLELGSHGSDCWPHVFTCCLYVSKLEHDFFGKNQNPSLPKTQQKKDKKDSSNGDLKGSQDRLKLNFNITEEEETCVDVYSFLSSPYTQNSSTDTIPEIIQESNADSQFNGILPADYAAKIICVLSQQVDRLFENAALKLNLKALCLFLSALCRASKAQLFKTTDGLKDNKRFWWRRSKPRENEMNVLLLARLGEVMLKCVKSGRPLIHIMRVWSILGPHFMEAACHKDRGISKKAVQCIHDSMAALLNEQVELPHFHFNEALFKPFENLLCLELCDSDVQDQIVSCICEFVETNRTEIRSGWRPLFGALRVASVGNSDSVESAPLLEVFRVFLSTDNTLVFANAALDCILCLLKHVRGIGDTEGHQDDQDQIDVAESRRMRLCVESLKYLLSCSDILASMYGMPACPIFHSAQRIQVSTIPQYVDPTIPNSELIRFDKHAESMQETIPERPHDVLMDNVHTITTLQSMDKPSGILRVWYILIEGLASATMICPKRYQPHALETLFHLLRDTLNVPGPTFGLYCVNHLLLPMVQNWLRRTSKIFRGWDNFAPNFKQCCGLTTDLVVDYLTHLQGPEVLRNNAYLSATTLMLKQLLLVMAECVVQPTESIARLGCACIRHVLVSSGPLLTPEQWEVCGVACYRACSNSLQELHQLTMAFSPRSESFYGDVAQVKVAARRDATIEESERLRQLAAQVFLLEEQRTEDTSRRSDDRSYVFLLYPPSVASTLNPDLYIVRVQLRALIVGLLVHQMLLHCIAIILLQGPDSSFPSLSNVIPQSAASTSTKTVIPGFLSCLTNHHIDIFLSALDLSYATALKFDCRPGLKFLVQKVANLPQPANLYRQAGVAWTIKIVTLFELCLHKIEDTQASLETVKMILASNSGDREPLKEPSLRKLSKYLKQLRTTFEELCESYVEVVLDEDGRHTRVDSFSERKIFLLIAQPDDFPEITGKEPISDRVLATPAPIELPEGPDDIEDGEDQMDQEYQEDQEDIENYNPNLDDESGLEELGPECEDDPRPFRLSDLAVEYSTDSGPQSEPETDDSRPVSRLGSVTEKAVYPDRSGGTSSEGYIDGKYNSTTPAPSRFINTRDNLYYKFNSLRRTESVDSFGTSVLEIKSTNTGLTYDEADLFRKSKLERRRSDACLLTRKSSLRFIEPVETDDSEKFVRFNPRNTRCRSVMELRKTAGSTVSESSNDLEMSPRVSSKIGEKEDDDLPKIFDNIDELLRDYERSKRGFRTNPFLRKDGGDSNAETEEIASQESAFHKKSNVCKDSEAHRNAWAEMLSTVLDWTLALSDDQLIPLLPVFVSGVRVLTRYAVDQVLKQRLSTLFHRIAVLYGLTSN